TTAGTCCTACAACTTTTTTGTTAACCTGaggaattttataaatattatccgCAGGATAATCGCTGGTGTCGAATCTGTCAATATTGTCTGGAATAAATTCATGAACGTCacaagattttatttcataaataagACTATCCGTATCGGTATACATTAACttacaatttgatttcaacTTTCGTAACATAAAAGAATGGTGCAAGTCGTAGACACAAATTTTGGATAAATCTAGAATGGCCAATTGCAAATCTGTGACGGTAGGGAATTGACATTTTAAATTCGTTAAATCGTTGTGCCGCAGGTAAGAACTTAGTTCTGCTAAACTCGAACTCATATGCCGATAAGAATCAATAAATTGAAGTCTTACAGCGAGCTGTGAAACGTCTGGGTGAATGCTATGTACTTTTCTTTGGTAATTGGTAGAACACTGAGCGGGGATGATTGATTACTAGCCAATTCACCGATTATGAAGTGCGCATCATAACCACTCAAGTTGTGGAATACAACGGGTACGGTGCGATTGAGTTTGTAATTCAGATTACAATATGAATGTGCAGGTCCGCGATATAGTCTTGTAATATGGCAATGATCCTTCACGCGATCATTCAGGTGCACAAATTTTTGCTCGCAAATGTGACATACTTCAGCGTTTTCGAATTCAGTCTGTTGTTGATTCGACAATTGATACAtaggtttctttttattaaagTACTCGGCTACCCTGAATGCGATTCCGTATAATTGATGAGGTAACCATTTCTGGCAATCGACACTCCGATAGGAAGTGTAGTATGATAGCGACTCATCGTGACTACATTTAAAGTAATAACCTACGCTGTAAGGTACATGTTTCTGGTAGATCTTCGTATGCGATGATTCAGAAGACTATGAAGAATTCACCAGCAAACACTCAAAATCTGCGTAAACTATGTACGGTACTTGCATTTTGTTCGAGTAATTCTCGAACTTTAACCACTTGTTGGACTGATCTGGAAGCGTGAGTGTACAAGGTTTATCTGGACTGCAATCAAGCCTGTGCGCGAGCAATTTGCTTCGgagtagaaaaaatgtaaacatcgATTCCAAGCATGGATTGCATTCGTACGTGCATTCAATTGACGATTGACCAATCGCGTTAAATTTAATCTAACAGAAGTGTGTTCTTTCATGGGAGAATTCGTCGTCAAGGCTTTCATCGTGTAGAATGAGCAAGTTGATGTGTTCGGTATTTGGATTTTCATGCCGACTGATGAGTAATGGTATGACTTGATGCCGCTTGCCCCGTTTCtccaaaatatatacattcacgGAAATATTATgaggtttttcaaatttcggaaTATCGTTTAACATTGTGGGGGACATGATGccagtgaaattgaatacttGATTGTAATGGGGGTAGAAAGTTATTCGATTGGCGTTTTTTGCAGCAGGATGTCGAGCGGATACGCAAGCCCAAGCAAAACAAGCGTTATCAGCATTTTAAACATTAACCACAGCTTTTTTAACCTTAATATCGCTCGGCAAGTTCATCCACATCGAACCTATCAACGGCTCATACTTGTTAATGTTAACTAATAAATTATCTATACTGATCAAGGCCCAACCACTGTCGCgctcctgaaattcttcgattgGAGCCAGTAAAGGTGATGCAACATACTCTCGTACTGTTCCGCCAGAATCGAGGTTGTTTAAAGAGTGGCGTTTTTCGTATggaagaattttgtttcagatttcaCATCCAGGACAAAAGTTGCAGATAGTGTGGTGTTGACTTTCAGATGGTGATGCTGGCGAAGCAATGTGTTGAGTTTGTCGAAAATAACGGTGTATGCAGCTGTGAGGAATAGTTTTAGATCGCTGATTCGAAAGTTGGTGATTACTTCGGTGATCAAATGGTTCTCGAAGGCAGATTCCAAACCATCCCATTGAATGGCCGGAGCGTCGTGTGAGCCACCTCGAATTGAAGGGTTTAACACAGCGCGTTGAGCCGTCAATCTAACAATGAGAGTCTGAATCTTTCGTTTATCGACACAACTGGTGGTTCGATCTCTGTACAAGTCGTTCAGGGTTTTTAGAAGTTTCAAACTAATAGTGTTCCACTGCGAAGTGAGATCTTTGTTGGAGTCCGTGGTCAGTCGCTGGTATGCAATGTTTAATTTATCGATTGTAGCATGAAACTCGTCAAACCGGTTTGCCATTGTGCCTCCAAAAACTGTTGCGAAAATGATATGAACAGCACTTGCGATACAATGTAACATGGTGGAATTAGATAAGGTGTAGTACTGCGCAGACCTTGTGAGTAGCCAATAGGAAAGTTGTACCATTACGCCAGCCATTACGAGCGGGAATTCAAAATCGTTAACTGTCGTCAATGACGTAAGCTGTATTTGATTAACTGGAAACTAAATCATGTACTTTGATTGTGTTacagaaatataaatatcatGTGAGGATCGTGTCAGAGCCAGAGACAAAGCGTGAAAATTCCCTTCATGAATTTTAACGCGAATTACATCGTTAACTTagtctcaaaaattatttagcaCTATTGTCGTCGTCtttgaaatgataaattaataGTGGGACTATCTGTCTTTTAATCACACAGACAGTCTACCTActtgtttcaaaattcatgaaGCCATTCTTGTGACAATTATGATAGTGATCAACTTTCGTTCAGTTTCTCTCGTACTACCACGCATCATTAAAGGTGTAAAAGGAAATTAGTTCCCCGTTATGGAAAAAggactaaaaaaaatcatcctgaattacaaaatcaatattttttatttgacattTGATACGTTTTACGCTGCGAGTTTCTATTTCTGGAGTCgtcgaagatttttttattcaactctcTAAGACGAATATACGTTCGAGTTCTAACTAAACATAATAAAACTTCCAAAGGTAtatcgtttttaatttttttttgagacgaGATTGGCAactttttgaaatatatagGTCTCGTTTGATAGGGTGGAACCGTGAAACTCTTAAAACTTTTCGTTCATTTCGTATGCAGCTTTTAATAATCGATCGGATGGATACATCAATCCACCTCTCGACATAATTTGGATCCACTCAACTGATTCATTTGGCACTAACTTTCTCGTCTCCGTTCCTAAGAAGTTGTACTTAGTTTTGAATCGGAAGGCAACGTATCCGCAAATATACTTTAAGCCCTCGTCCGCTATCCACTTTCTGGCATCTTCATCTTCACAGCTTTCAAAAGTTGCAATTCCTCTACCGTTGGAATATACCCTTGAGAATCAAATTCTggaatttattaaataaagaCGAAGacgataattgaaataatatacaaatttgcatttttcatgGCCCTATTTGTCTCACTGTATTCGATCGATCAAAGGATGTGTTAACCTTGACAATCCTTaaataattgcaataatttaaaCGGGCAAACCTTCTGCCCCTAAGTCACAATCGCTTTCTGCGCGTTTAAATTCATTACGCAAAGAAAGTactggaaatttaatttcggtGTCATTCGCATCGTCGAAAGCCGAGGGTATACATGATAACGTGCTTGTCAAAAGAACGTCTGGGGTCGTATTTTGTGATGAATCAATATTGCGTGAGATGGCTGAAGATGAGTTACAGGAAGACGTCTGAGGCGAGGTTGCCGATGATTCACAATTGCCACACATATTGATCATGTGTTTATCTTTCGAGCTAACTTCAGTATTCGTATTTACTGAAAACAGGTCCGTGGAGTACTTTCCCATGATGAACCACCGTAGTCGATGTCGAATATCTAAAGCGGTGGGATGGTCGTTTTGTCCGCCCATGCCACGtagataagaaaaacaattttctaacaCATCCTgattcaatcgatttgtcaacaaatattgaattttgaaatcgtcGTTGTTGTAGGTCTGTTTCAAATACATCAACAATGCTGGTAGAGAAGTAGTTGAAGCACAGTACCACGACATTCCAAATGCCGTCAAGTCAACTTGAAGCCGATTTTCAAATCGATATTTGTATTCAACCGCAAAAGTTCTTCTAAACACAATTTTCTCAGGTGCCGCTGGTCAAAGACGAATCCTTTGTCAAGGTAATGATTGCGTGCTAGTTTTATTAAATGCGGTGGGTCAATAAAAACGTGTACACGAAGTCTTTCATCACatggatgtaaaaaataacagttCTGGTCTTTCCCAGTCCCAATATTGAGCTCAGCGTTCcataatttttgatttgaCGGTCCCATATCTGATGTAGTCGCAACGACCGTGTATCCAGATTCGTGAAGCTTTGTTATAACATCGAATAGAATGCTTTTTGTTATTGGTTGatcaaattgataaaaaactgGTTGCTTCCACTTACCGAATAGTCCCCGAGTCATTATAAATTGACATGTTTTATGCGGTCCaattttttgctctttttttCGATCTATATCAATTTGGCTCGAAATGTATACCTCATCGAAGCATAGAACTGTGAGTTTTTCAATGTCAGTCATTTTTGAACCTTGTTGCTTCATAATACTCAAAACATCGTGTAATATACCCTGTTCCATATCCAACTTATCGACCTACTTTCTTAAAGTCGAAAATGATGGCAGAGGAATTTGCAATGTATTTCTCGAGAATCTGTAGGCTTTAGCTTCGTAACGCTTCGTAAAGATATAGCAGTAGAGATATCTTCAGAATTCCAttttgttttagttttttctggATGCagcaataaattaatttggCCCGGtgtaaacagtttttttaatattccagAGTATTTTTGCACAGTATGATCGGCTTTTataatctttttctcttttatccgGAGTTTACGCTGTAAAATAATGTTGtcctttttcactttttcatacTTCTTTTTCCAGAGACATTTATCTTCCGAGGAatgttcttttctttcatgaAAAGTTTCATGGAGTATCGGTGGTAAATTTTCAGCGTTCATCACAGAAACGTTCTGTACCTCAGAATTTATAGCGTGAATTGAATTTATAGTTCTTTTCATTGGATTTTCAGGAAGCACTGTGTCCTTTTGTAAATGATTACTCTGTATCTCAAAGGTCGACAGGTTTTCTTGCGGCCACATTGTGCCTTTAGTAGCAGATAACTCGTTAAGGGATTTCTCTATGTCTTCAGATATAATATTATCGACGCGAGGTGAAAGTGAAACGATTGGTGTAGAGAGGCTTTTTCCGATTATCGTTCCAATACCTGATGAAGATCTCACATTTGCTTCAGGCAATTTTATAGTCGGTACTGCATCATCTTTCAAGCGGCGACCACGTGTTGGAGAAATGGGCAACTGTTTCTGTAGCCACGTTTTCTCTTCAAAATCAGATGGCGAAAAGTGATCAAGCACACCTCAGCTGTtaaaacatcaatttttatgaattatcaCTATTGTTCGGTTCTAAtagttttcattattaatattataattcatgaatataatatatatgggttgaaattccgaaagaCAGTACACGTTTGGACCTTTGGGTCCAAAACtcaccattttttatatttatattttctcgtCCACAAGCTTTCTTCCATTTCTCGAAACACTGTTCATTTTTTGGAAAGGCATAAAAATGGACTTTTTGCTGTgggttgtatttttttaaaaactcagTTCTATTTTTACATCCTTTCACATAGCAGGCAGGCATGGCGCGTACATCCAGAACTGTTgataaaatcacaaaaaatattgttatatttacaaataaatctattttttccaTGTAAGACgcactgaaaaaaataatcattcaacTTATCGAGTACATGCAACTATCGAGTACTGCATAAGACATGCAGCTACGAATACTGTAGGTCACTCTGGTAAAATGATTAATAATGAGCAAGTTATAGTACAAATAAGCAATGCGTGCTTTTTCAAAGTAGCGAGAGGTGGCCATCTGTGTTACAGTATAGACTTTTCATATCCGATCGCGTAACAATATTTTGTAAGTCCCGgatcaaaattatttatttttgcaatacaAACTATAAGGAATATCAAATTTGTATAAGGCATATGTACCCACTTTGGAGGTTACTCGACTCGACACACGAAGCTGTATACTATGCACTTATTATATCctatttatattgtatttttagGTAATTTTAATATCTTAGATGTTGTAGCTTTAGAAATTATTGACACTTTTACACATAATCACGTTTTTTCTGTCAACGATTCACGCAAATGTGACGCAAGTGGAATGTGCGGTAACGTACACAAGTACACAGTGTCTCGTacacatctatatatacaagGAAAATGGCCGGCGCAATGGTACTGCGCAGTGAACCGAAAAACGCGTCACGAGAACCGCTACACCTGTCTAATTCCACCATGTGTAGCATTATCTCTCAGGAACATCACTGCAGAAATTAGAAATGGACTTGGGAGTACATTGACGGTTACCTGCATGTTGTGCCAATGGAGCTGTGTCGTCAATACATACAAATCCGGTATTAGGAATCACACATTGACCATCAATAGGAAAGTAGCAGTTgctaaatataaattattcagtAATAAGCTTGTACACTCTAGAAGTCTGACTGAAATTCAGTAGAACAATTTCAAACGAGCTTCTACGATTGCGGTATTCTATTTTACAGGACTTATTGATGAAGGCATCGGGGAGTTACATTTAAACACAGTATCATCGGCACTCAATATACCAACAATATCACCTAAAGCGATGCATGAGCGGTATGAGCGACTTGGTCGGTCCTGCCATAGAGGCGGTAGCTGCAGAGTCATGCAAAACAGCTTTGCAGATGGAGATAGAATTGTCGAATAATGCTTCTTCGCAAGAGTGAGTTGGTGAAAGCTAAATGATCACTTCACCTCTCTCAGTAAATGATTTATCTCAGTAACACACCGCTCTTCCAAATACTCAATACAAGTTTATCGTTTCAGTTtaacttgaaattaattcagtccgtcatttattttaacaccttcgttttttttttatctctcagaCAGTTATTTCTAAGTAGAAATCGTTTGCCTGAAgaacataatttttaatcagGCACCACATCATTTTTACCAGCCTTAATTTATAAGGTATTGAATATTCACAATcattttatgaatattatacattttttttcaaataaaaaatttttcgcagcGCCGTGCCAAGCCCTTGTGGCATCTGGGGCAAGCTGAGAGAACCCGCCTCCTCcaatacaaatattttaatacaatattcaaaaaaaataacaaatattaaTAGTGGACCCGGTAGTTCGTCACTCCCACCGTATTTATAAACTCCAAACCACTACTATAAAATTGAACACAAATCAACAAATAATTGATAGTGAACCCGATGGTTCGTCACTCCCGCCGTATTTATTGACTCCAAACCACTAGTGTAAAATTGAACACAAATTAACAAGTAATTGATAGTGGACCCAATGGTTCGTCACTTCCGCCGTATTTATTGACTCCAAACCACTATACTTTTCATTTGATCAAAACTAGCCATTActgaaaacttatttttcgtACTTTTACTTTTGCAAAGTCTGCAATAAGTTCCTGATAGTCGATGCGATCACATAATTCACTTTCAATAGATATGGTGGCCAATCCTACTAAGCTTTCTTGGCTCAATGTTGATCGCAgataatttttgataatttttagttTGGATAAACTCCGCTCTCCTGATGCTACTGAAACGGGTAAACTTAACAATATCCGCAAGGCAATGACAATGTTAGGTACAACCGAAagaatatcattttttacgatgaaattcaaaacttcAATCGGAGATTGATCAGCCGGCAACATTGCAGCTAAATTCATAATTTCGTCACACAGATCAATGCCATCAATATCCATTTTCTCCCCATCCGTTAACCTTCCatgcaaatttttgcaactCTTCATTATCTTTTCTTTCGTTGAAGACTTGAGAGCATGAATATCatacagaaatttgaaatcattgcTGTGCTCCTGTAGTTGTTGAAATCTCTCTTCCATTGATATTACTGCTGTATCAATAACGTGGTAAAATAATTCTGTTCTAAATTGTTCTTTCGGGTCTGTAACACGTTCATCTCGAGCTTCGTATTCGAAATTACGTTTCTTACGCCGAACGCGGACCGTGTTGTTAGGGTGAAATGTCGGCTCTACCTTCAACTCAGATGCTAAGTCTTTCGCTTCATTCAGTATTCTACAAAAACTTTCTTCAGATCTATACTGCTTTAGAAAAGCTGTGGTTCTGTCTAGAATGTTACAGCATTCAATTATATTCAAAGCAAGactttgtaataattttgattCGACATTAACTTGGTTCAAAATATCGAACCAAATGATTACGCTgcgaatgaatttaaaattcgcGATGGATTGGGCTAAGCACTGAGCCTCATGTTTCGATAGATTATCTCGTTTATCATCGAGAGAAATTTCCATAAGTGCATCATAGATCTCTCCAAGCTGGTAGCGCACTGGTTTCATGGCAACAACCCTACTTACCCAACGCGTATCACTGACAGCTTCGAGAGTCAGTGATGGGATATGTTCTTTTAAGACGTCCCATCTACTCgtggaaacagaaaaaaaacgtacaaCTTTTGAATCAGATCAAAAAAACCTGTAGTTTGACCCGTGACAGAAGCAGAATCACAAACTACGAGACTGAGAGTATGAGCTGAGCAAGGGACGAAGAAAGCACGAGGGTTCATTAGTAAGATTCTATTTTGCACCCCAGAATGTTTACCCTTCATGTTTGCCCCATTGTCATAGCCTTGGCCACGCATATCAGAAAGAGCTATGCCCAACTTCTGTAGCTCATCAAGGATAACCTCTGTTAGTCCCTTGCCGGTAGTGTCAGTAATAGGGAGAAATCCGAGAAAATGTTCTCTCACTTCGAATTTCTTAGGATTCTGATTATATGCTACAGATCTGATAATGATGGACATCTGTTCAATACGACTTTTATCAGACGTGCAGTCCAATATGATGGAGTACCACTTTGCCTTTTTTATCATATCTATTAAAGAATCACGTATTGTTTTTGACATtaacgaaataatttcattctgaATTCTGTTGTTCAAGTAATGACACCGCGTCTCTTCGTTTCTAATACGTGATACATGCTCTGCCATTATCAGATCAAATTTAGCAAATAGTTCAATGAGCTTCAAAAAGTTGCTGTTATTACGTGCGTACATTTCACTAGAGCCACCGCGCAGTGCCAGAGATTGCGTGACTAGATATTATATGATACTAATTATGCGGTGCAGAACATTACGCCAATGCTCGATTTCCGGATTCAATATGCGCTTGTGTTCTTTATCTACTGTATTTTTAGATCTTAATCGATGGTCAAATTCTCTATAACTTTTAAACGCCGTAAAATGTTTCACGGATTTTTCGTGGGACGCAAGATCCCGCGATATGTGTTTCCCATCAGAGGAACCATTCGTGGGCCACTGCGTTGAGACAGGTTTCACAAATAGAAGACAGCAAAAACAATATAtactatttttctctttcgagtAAATAAGCCAGGGTCGAGTTACTGTTTCGCAACTATTGAGTCGCCGAGTATGAAAAGTAGGTGAGAAACGTCTACCGTTCTCAACGGGAAAATCAAAATCTTCGATTTGTACAGGAcctttttcaacaattaattGCCGAATCTTGTGATCACTGATGAATGGCCACTTCGGAGGATCAGAAAATATATCATCGTTAATAGGTCCTGGATCTCCTGGTACGTAGTTTGCGCTTTCGTTAATCGATGCACCTAACTTAATACGTTTCGCTACTGGCTCTGAGTTATTCACATTAGAAATTTGAGGATCCTCTATATTTATTGGTAAGTCAGGTTGCAGATCTGTAGATTGGGAACATGCTAAAACAGGATTTATCATCGGCCGTG
Above is a genomic segment from Diprion similis isolate iyDipSimi1 chromosome 5, iyDipSimi1.1, whole genome shotgun sequence containing:
- the LOC124406217 gene encoding zinc finger MYM-type protein 1-like, whose product is MKCKIAFAQAQKSGWEYKKMRLAEEAELKKNKNINAFLPKTCSQSTDLQPDLPINIEDPQISNVNNSEPVAKRIKLGASINESANYVPGDPGPINDDIFSDPPKWPFISDHKIRQLIVEKGPVQIEDFDFPVENGRRFSPTFHTRRLNSCETWPTNGSSDGKHISRDLASHEKSVKHFTAFKSYREFDHRLRSKNTVDKEHKRILNPEIEHWLTQSLALRGGSSEMYARNNSNFLKLIELFAKFDLIMAEHVSRIRNEETRCHYLNNRIQNEIISLMSKTIRDSLIDMIKKAKWYSIILDCTSDKSRIEQMSIIIRSVAYNQNPKKFEVREHFLGFLPITDTTGKGLTEVILDELQKLGIALSDMRGQGYDNGANMKGKHSGVQNRILLMNPRAFFVPCSAHTLSLVVCDSASVTGQTTAVSDTRWVSRVVAMKPVRYQLGEIYDALMEISLDDKRDNLSKHEAQCLAQSIANFKFIRSVIIWFDILNQVNVESKLLQSLALNIIECCNILDRTTAFLKQYRSEESFCRILNEAKDLASELKVEPTFHPNNTVRVRRKKRNFEYEARDERVTDPKEQFRTELFYHVIDTAVISMEERFQQLQEHSNDFKFLYDIHALKSSTKEKIMKSCKNLHGRLTDGEKMDIDGIDLCDEIMNLAAMLPADQSPIEVLNFIVKNDILSVVPNIVIALRILLSLPVSVASGERSLSKLKIIKNYLRSTLSQESLVGLATISIESELCDRIDYQELIADFAKVKVRKISFQ